From the genome of Acipenser ruthenus chromosome 14, fAciRut3.2 maternal haplotype, whole genome shotgun sequence, one region includes:
- the LOC117419915 gene encoding BEN domain-containing protein 7-like, with amino-acid sequence MEFSERKRSRKSQSFKLVNEDFEAGYLDCNTSADINGEPNNTAATTVWLGDKDVEIKNQITGMMRLLNDKAGRVYQRVGKEGENLKQEPQEVDLRWDQHIAISPPASQEEPQHSTWNEEPAARPQVSGQYGTRSKTLKMINKMKNTVKTNGEIPITNNTAGPNCCMCNCKTTMQAILQELRAMRKLMQTQKGAQSKQRAQTNVSAQRLSMPRKRNRKKKPAQKVTAPASQSKKLCSQPGSTTEQSGKRDRPARERLGPSQPTPASAIDIHVPEYCLIREMPSSEPEVQLAEGYEVYIPKTQLDSILVNYTRSGSLLFRKLVCAFFDDTTLANSLPNGKRKRGLNDNRKGLDQNIVGAIKVFTEKYCTANRIDKLPGPRDWVQILQDQIKLARRRLKRGTGEAIVCNEERDGCSAPQSGRAFEKSTGHVWVDADKDCTA; translated from the exons ATGGAGTTTTCCGAAAGAAAAAGGAGCAGGAAATCTCAAAGCTTTAAACTGGTCAATGAAG ATTTTGAGGCAGGATACTTGGATTGTAATACCAGTGCTGATATCAATGGGGAACCTAATAACACAGCAGCAACTACAG TTTGGCTAGGTGACAAAGATGTGGAGATTAAAAACCAGATCACCGGAATGATGAGACTCCTAAACGACAAGGCAGGCAGAGTGTATCAGAGGGTGGGAAAAGAGGGTGAGAACTTGAAACAGGAGCCTCAGGAAGTCGACTTGAGGTGGGACCAGCACATTGCCATCTCTCCACCTGCCAGTCAGGAGGAGCCCCAGCACAGCACTTGGAATGAAGAACCGGCAGCAAGACCCCAGGTTTCTGGGCAATATGGCACCCGATCTAAAACCTTgaaaatgatcaacaaaatgaaaaacacagtgaAGACGAATG GAGAGATACCAATCACAAACAACACTGCTGGGCCAAACTGTTGTATGTGTAACTGTAAGACCACCATGCAGGCTATCTTACAGGAGCTCAGAGCCATGAGGAAGTTAATGCAGACACAAAAAG GAGCTCAGTCAAAGCAGCGTGCGCAGACGAATGTAAGTGCTCAGCGTTTGTCGATGCCACGCAAGAGGAACAGGAAGAAGAAACCTGCCCAAAAGGTCACTGCACCGGCCTCCCAGAGCAAGAAGTTGTGTAGTCAGCCCGGCAGCACAACAGAGCAAAGTGGAAAGAGGGACAGGCCTGCCAGGGAGCGACTAGGCCCTTCACAGCCCACTCCAGCTTCAGCCATAGACATCCATGTTCCAGAATACTGTCTTATCCGAGAAATGCCTTCCTCAGAA CCTGAAGTCCAGCTTGCAGAGGGTTATGAAGTGTACATACCCAAAACCCAGCTGGACTCTATCTTGGTGAATTACACACGCTCTGGTAGCTTACTGTTCAGGAAGCTGGTGTGTGCATTCTTTGATGACACAACTCTGGCCAATTCCCTTCCTAATGGAAAAAGAAAGAGGGGGTTAAATGATAACAGAAAGGGGCTCGATCAGAATATTGTGGGAGCAATAAAAg tCTTCACAGAGAAATATTGCACTGCTAATAGAATTGACAAGCTTCCTGGTCCAAGAGATTGGGTACAGATTCTCCAGGATCAAATTAAACTGGCCAGGAGAAGATTAAAACGAGGAACTGGTG AGGCTATTGTTTGTAATGAAGAAAGGGATGGATGTTCTGCACCCCAGTCAG GTAGAGCTTTTGAGAAGAGCACAGGCCATGTGTGGGTTGATGCTGATAAGGACTGCACAGCATAA
- the LOC117419438 gene encoding selenide, water dikinase 1 — protein sequence MSVRESFNPESYELDKSFRLTRFTELKGTGCKVPQDVLQKLLESLQENHFQEDEQFLGAVMPRLGIGMDTCVIPLRHGGLSLVQTTDYIYPIVDDPYMMGRIACANVLSDLYAMGVTECDNMLMLLGISNKLTDKERDKVMPLIIQGFKDAAEEAGTSVTGGQTVLNPWIVLGGVATTVCQPNEFIMPDNAVPGDVLVLTKPLGTQVAVAVHQWLDIPEKWNKIKLVVTQEDVELAYQEAMMNMARLNRTAAGLMHTFNAHAATDITGFGILGHAQNLARQQRNEVSFVIHNLPVLAKMAAVSKACGNMFGLMHGTCPETSGGLLICLPREQAARFCAEIKSPKYGEGHQAWIIGIVEKGNRTARIIDKPRIIEVAPQVATQNVNPTPGATS from the exons ATGTCTGTTCGGGAGTCATTTAACCCCGAGAGCTATGAACTTGATAAGAGCTTCAGACTGACCCGCTTTACAGAACTGAAGGGGACCGGATGTAAAGTACCACAGGATGTCCTTCAGAAACTCTTGGAATCTCTGCAGGAAAACCATTTCCAAGAGGATGAGCAGTTTCTTGGCGCAGTCATGCCCAGACTTG gTATCGGGATGGATACGTGTGTCATTCCCTTAAGACACGGTGGCCTTTCTCTGGTTCAAACAACAGACTACATTTATCCTATTGTTGATGATCCCTACATGATg GGTCGTATTGCCTGTGCCAATGTACTAAGTGACCTTTATGCCATGGGGGTCACGGAATGTGACAATATGTTGATGCTTCTTGGAATTAGTAATAAACTGACAGACAAG GAAAGAGACAAGGTGATGCCTCTGATAATCCAGGGTTTTAAAGATGCTGCAGAGGAGGCAGGAACATCAGTAACTGGTGGACAGACAGTTCTGAACCCCTGGATTGTACTCGGGGGAGTTGCAACGACTGTCTGCCAGCCCAATGAGTTCATTAT GCCAGACAATGCTGTACCTGGCGACGTGCTTGTACTGACAAAACCTTTAGGAACACAAGTAGCCGTTGCAGTGCACCAATGGCTTGATATT CCTGAAAAATGGAATAAAATAAAGTTGGTCGTAACACAAGAGGATGTTGAATTGGCGTACCAGGAGGCCATGATGAACATGGCAAGACTGAATAGAACAG CTGCTGGGCTTATGCACACCTTTAATGCACATGCAGCCACAGATATTACAGGATTTGGAATTTTAGGGCATGCTCAAAACTTGGCCAGACAGCAGAGGAATGAAGTGTCATTTGTCATCCACAACCTTCCTGTATTGGCGAAGATGGCTGCCGTGAGCAAAGCTTGTGGAAATATGTTTGGTCTTATGCATGGCACCTGCCCTGAGACATCAG gagGCCTTCTGATCTGTTTGCCCCGTGAGCAGGCAGCACGTTTCTGTGCTGAGATAAAGTCTCCTAAATATGGTGAAGGCCACCAAGCATGGATAATTGGAATAGTAGAAAAAGGCAACCGCACGGCCAGAATAATTGACAAACCACGGATCATAGAAGTAGCTCCACAAGTTGCCACTCAAAACGTGAACCCAACTCCTGGTGCCACCTCCTAA